The nucleotide sequence AATTTCGGTTGTTGATTTGGTAAAATCGGTGGTGCTTGAAACAAGCGGACTTATGTTTTCAAAAGAATACACGCCCGTTTGTGTAAGCCACACTTTATAAGGATTTTCATTGGGATACAACTGTTCTAAAGTCGAAAAATAAGCTTCGTCTATGGCTTTTAAGTCAAAAATAGAGTCGGTTGTATATGTTTCATAGTTTAATACCGCTTCTTTTAAAGCAATTATTCCATCTTTTTTTCTTGCAGAAATGAGCACAATTTTGGTATCCAACGCTTTTTCCAACGCAGGTACATCAATAGAAATGCCTTTTTTTTCCATTTGATCTGCCATGTTCAAAGCTAAAATCACCGGAAAACCTAAATCTTTCACTTGTGTAAAAAGCAACAAATTGCGTTTTAGGTTTTCAACTTCGGCAACCACCACCACCACATCCGGAAAATCTTTGTTCGAGGCATCGAAAATAGCATTCAAAGCAATTTCTTCATCTTTTGAGGTGGGATTTATGGAATAAACACCCGGCAAATCTACAATACTTGCTTTTGTATCTTTTGATAAATGAAACGATCCTGACTTGCGTTCCACAGTAACGCCCGGATAGTTGCCCACATGCTGGTTTAAACCTGTTAACGCATTAAAAACCGAGGTTTTTCCTACATTGGGGTTTCCAATTAAAGCTATTTTTAGTTGTTTCATGCGTTGTTAGATCATTTTCACTTCAATTTCTTTTGCCAAATCTTTGCGAATGCTTAAAAAAGAATCGTTTACTTTTATATATATAGGGTCAGACAATGGTGCAATTTGCAACACTTCTACAATATTACCCGGCAAACAACCCATTTCAATTAGTTTCAAGGGCACCTTAAAAGTGTTTATTGAAAGGATTTCTGCTTTTTGACCCTTTTTCACAAAATCCAGCGTCATCATCTTATTTAGATTTATTTTAGATTGCAAATCTACTTATTAAAAAAGGGAAATCCCAATGTTTGGAAAATTCCCCTTTACAATTACTTAACATTTATAAATATTTTAACTTTTGAAATATGCTTTTCAGCGTTTTAAAAACGTTTTAAACATCTATTAAAAGCGCATCAAAAATCAGTTTTTATTTCGAAGCCATTTAATATCCTCTAGAAGTTGCATCATGTTTTTGGTGCCGTCGTCTTTGTCTGTATCCAAATTGGTGCCGTCGT is from Paenimyroides aestuarii and encodes:
- a CDS encoding FeoA family protein, whose protein sequence is MMTLDFVKKGQKAEILSINTFKVPLKLIEMGCLPGNIVEVLQIAPLSDPIYIKVNDSFLSIRKDLAKEIEVKMI